From the genome of Proteus vulgaris, one region includes:
- a CDS encoding nitrilase family protein yields MNTFQTLRVATVQFQHKANDKTNNLAKIHQFIDKAATEKVNILVFPEMCITGYWHVPKLSDQSVYALSERISDSRSLALIKQKAIEHQMAIGVGLIERDEDNSLYNTWVVCMPDGLLHKHRKLHAFEHPIINSGEQYTVFDTPWGIKMGILICWDNNLVENARANALLGADILLAPHQTGGTNSCSPYSMKPIPMALWKNRHQDPQSLQDAFQGEHGRGWLMRWLPARAHDNGMFVLFSNGVGRDEEEIRTGNAMIIDPYGRIVKESCAINDDMVIADIDLTLLENSTGRRWLTGRKPELYSILTTTFGNEQDPISVRFGKA; encoded by the coding sequence ATGAATACATTCCAAACATTGCGTGTCGCGACAGTACAGTTTCAACATAAGGCGAACGATAAAACTAATAATTTAGCGAAAATTCATCAGTTTATTGATAAAGCGGCGACTGAAAAGGTAAATATTTTAGTTTTTCCTGAAATGTGTATTACGGGGTATTGGCATGTTCCTAAATTATCAGATCAATCAGTGTATGCATTAAGTGAAAGAATTTCGGATAGTAGATCATTAGCATTAATAAAACAAAAAGCGATAGAGCATCAGATGGCGATCGGTGTTGGGTTAATCGAACGGGATGAAGATAACTCTCTTTATAATACATGGGTTGTTTGTATGCCTGATGGTTTATTACATAAACATCGTAAATTACATGCCTTCGAACATCCGATCATCAATAGTGGTGAGCAATACACTGTATTTGATACCCCTTGGGGGATCAAAATGGGGATACTCATTTGCTGGGATAATAATTTGGTTGAAAATGCGCGAGCTAATGCATTATTAGGTGCTGATATTTTGCTAGCACCTCATCAAACGGGAGGCACAAATTCATGTAGCCCATATAGCATGAAGCCCATTCCTATGGCTCTTTGGAAAAATAGACATCAAGATCCACAATCATTACAAGATGCTTTTCAAGGAGAGCATGGACGAGGTTGGTTAATGCGTTGGTTACCAGCAAGAGCCCATGATAACGGGATGTTTGTGCTCTTTAGTAATGGAGTTGGGCGAGATGAGGAAGAAATTCGCACAGGTAATGCGATGATTATTGATCCTTATGGGAGGATCGTAAAAGAAAGCTGCGCCATTAACGATGATATGGTAATTGCCGATATTGACCTTACATTATTAGAAAACTCTACAGGAAGACGCTGGCTAACAGGGCGAAAGCCTGAACTGTATTCGATTTTGACAACGACATTTGGTAACGAGCAAGATCCTATTTCGGTGCGATTTGGTAAAGCATAA
- the fdxH gene encoding formate dehydrogenase subunit beta, producing the protein MSLQSQDIIRRSATNSLTPAPHVRDYKEEVAKLIDVTTCIGCKACQVACSEWNDIRDKIGTNVGVYDNPTDLTAKSWTVMRFSEVEENGKLEWLIRKDGCMHCADPGCLKACPAEGAIIQYANGIVDFQSEHCIGCGYCIAGCPFDVPRINEEDNRAYKCTLCVDRVEVGQEPACVKTCPTGAIHFGSKEAMINLASERVSELQTRGYDNAGLYDPQGVGGTHVMYVLHHADKPNLYHGLPENPEISSTVKFWKGIWKPLAAVGFAATFAGAIFHYLGVGPNRTTEEDEEEALKEMEASSKTQTSVNKEEQK; encoded by the coding sequence ATGTCACTGCAATCCCAAGACATTATTCGTCGCTCTGCCACCAATTCTCTTACTCCCGCACCTCATGTGCGGGATTACAAGGAAGAAGTGGCAAAACTTATCGACGTAACAACCTGTATCGGCTGTAAAGCCTGTCAGGTTGCTTGTTCTGAATGGAACGATATTCGCGATAAAATTGGCACTAACGTTGGTGTTTACGATAACCCAACTGACTTAACGGCAAAATCATGGACAGTAATGCGCTTCTCTGAAGTTGAAGAGAATGGCAAGCTGGAATGGTTGATCCGTAAAGACGGTTGTATGCACTGTGCTGACCCAGGCTGTTTAAAAGCTTGCCCAGCAGAAGGTGCCATCATTCAATACGCTAACGGTATTGTTGATTTCCAATCAGAACACTGTATTGGTTGTGGTTATTGTATTGCTGGTTGTCCTTTTGACGTGCCTCGCATTAACGAAGAAGATAACCGTGCTTACAAATGTACGTTATGTGTTGACCGTGTTGAAGTCGGCCAAGAGCCTGCATGTGTGAAAACGTGTCCTACAGGAGCGATTCATTTTGGTTCGAAAGAAGCGATGATCAATCTTGCAAGCGAACGTGTTTCAGAACTGCAAACTCGTGGTTATGACAACGCTGGTCTTTACGATCCACAAGGTGTGGGTGGTACACACGTGATGTATGTTCTCCATCATGCTGACAAACCAAACCTGTATCATGGTTTACCAGAAAACCCAGAAATTAGCTCAACCGTTAAATTCTGGAAAGGTATCTGGAAACCATTAGCAGCAGTTGGTTTTGCCGCAACCTTCGCGGGTGCAATTTTCCATTATTTAGGTGTCGGTCCAAACCGTACAACTGAAGAAGATGAAGAAGAAGCGCTCAAAGAGATGGAAGCATCTTCTAAAACACAGACCTCTGTGAATAAGGAGGAGCAGAAATGA
- a CDS encoding Slam-dependent surface lipoprotein — MKKLNKITCALFVLMGTHAVQAEIHSNQSGPLNIMTVGASDAVQYGSHQMPGGEPGVGISTVGGGKKIGFASLTSARMSGGADSNGIYTVQSNHQHSDMGVFHFAKITDANVYFGDWAKTTSTTDATHQTYYIGKDVTTTLPTDSATYTVTGISQYSGSNLLTGTFDVDFSQKKIEGSLTNSQRTVDLAGGNLYTANNQVTFSADANEGSTSGVVEGAFFGESAEALAGIVVFSSDHKKDISFGGTKNSSDSE, encoded by the coding sequence ATGAAAAAACTGAATAAAATAACTTGTGCGTTATTCGTATTAATGGGCACACATGCGGTGCAAGCTGAAATTCATTCTAATCAAAGCGGACCTTTAAACATCATGACAGTGGGAGCAAGTGATGCTGTTCAATACGGCTCTCATCAAATGCCTGGTGGAGAGCCGGGAGTTGGTATTAGCACAGTAGGAGGCGGGAAAAAAATTGGTTTTGCTTCGTTAACATCAGCAAGGATGAGTGGTGGAGCGGATAGTAATGGGATTTATACAGTCCAATCCAATCATCAACATAGTGATATGGGTGTTTTCCATTTTGCCAAAATTACTGATGCTAATGTCTATTTTGGTGACTGGGCAAAAACAACATCAACGACAGATGCGACACACCAAACCTATTATATCGGTAAAGATGTTACAACCACATTACCAACAGATAGCGCTACTTATACGGTAACGGGTATTAGTCAATATAGCGGCAGTAACTTACTGACTGGTACGTTTGATGTTGATTTTTCACAGAAGAAAATCGAAGGTTCGCTGACTAATAGTCAACGTACAGTTGATTTAGCAGGAGGAAATCTTTATACCGCAAATAATCAAGTGACGTTTTCTGCAGATGCAAATGAAGGGTCAACATCAGGGGTTGTTGAAGGCGCTTTCTTTGGTGAAAGTGCAGAGGCGTTAGCAGGTATTGTGGTGTTTAGTTCAGATCATAAAAAAGACATTAGTTTTGGTGGTACGAAAAATAGCAGTGACAGTGAATAA
- the umoA gene encoding UmoA family flagellar biogenesis regulator — protein MFAKFLFIILSLLGSSVSCFAGNGLVDRTWNATGLDTQSYRQALRQPTASSRYTLFNITPDMPVPGGTNHSDHQGIRYIAMKYGPYGQPEHYKTYQIMFSHYSNSSTKKIRYLGELYTVVGDIYLIDPFATTNEWQRGRSQIVEEYYEILDAHGNRTGKGLRFNNWDKPIHITKWSPN, from the coding sequence ATGTTTGCTAAGTTCCTATTTATAATTCTTTCATTATTAGGATCCTCTGTTTCCTGTTTTGCAGGAAATGGACTGGTGGACAGAACATGGAACGCCACAGGGCTTGATACACAAAGCTATCGACAAGCATTAAGACAACCTACGGCAAGCTCTCGGTATACTCTTTTTAATATCACCCCTGATATGCCTGTTCCTGGTGGTACAAACCACTCTGATCATCAAGGCATTCGTTATATTGCAATGAAATATGGCCCTTATGGTCAACCTGAACACTATAAAACCTACCAAATTATGTTTTCTCATTATTCAAATAGCAGTACAAAAAAAATTCGCTATTTAGGTGAGCTATATACCGTTGTCGGTGATATCTATTTAATCGATCCTTTTGCAACAACCAATGAATGGCAACGTGGTCGTAGTCAAATCGTTGAAGAATACTATGAAATATTAGATGCTCACGGAAATAGAACTGGCAAAGGATTACGCTTTAATAACTGGGATAAACCTATTCATATAACCAAGTGGTCGCCTAATTAA
- a CDS encoding LysR family transcriptional regulator, which yields MDTRLLNAFVVLAETEHFGEASARLCISQPALTKQIKTLESQLGITLFQRGRQGAKLTLEGQYLLNQCQSVLREVYLLEKQARQLIEPQKIELYAGFGLSSLSFITPLLAKFKQDYPDITVHIDDMPSNIMEEKLLLGELDLAFSRLPISEPLKGLQLAQERLMLAVPIQNITVLEVDDNPLHYFETLGLIQLVPEKGKKLYQQIHDFLKYHQIKPRVLQQSQDIQTQLALVAAGLGVALVPKSAELICDKQKVTLLPLSGLYTQWEIGIIWNNNIKNKDRDLLINIIS from the coding sequence ATGGATACTCGTTTATTGAACGCATTTGTTGTACTGGCTGAAACTGAACATTTTGGTGAAGCATCAGCAAGGCTTTGTATTAGTCAGCCTGCACTCACTAAACAAATAAAAACATTAGAATCTCAATTGGGTATTACTCTTTTTCAACGTGGGCGCCAAGGTGCAAAACTTACCCTAGAAGGGCAATATTTACTCAATCAATGTCAATCAGTATTAAGAGAAGTTTATCTTTTAGAAAAACAGGCTCGCCAATTAATTGAGCCTCAAAAGATCGAGCTTTATGCTGGGTTTGGTTTGTCATCATTAAGTTTTATTACCCCTTTATTGGCTAAGTTTAAGCAAGATTATCCAGATATTACGGTTCATATTGATGATATGCCCTCTAATATAATGGAAGAGAAATTACTTTTAGGGGAATTGGATTTAGCTTTTTCACGTTTGCCGATTTCTGAGCCATTAAAAGGTCTCCAATTAGCACAAGAGAGACTAATGTTAGCTGTTCCAATACAAAATATTACGGTATTAGAGGTGGATGATAATCCATTACACTATTTTGAGACGCTTGGGCTTATTCAACTTGTGCCTGAAAAAGGAAAAAAGCTTTATCAGCAGATCCATGATTTTTTAAAATATCATCAAATAAAGCCTCGAGTATTACAACAATCACAAGATATTCAAACACAATTGGCGTTAGTTGCAGCAGGTTTGGGGGTAGCTCTTGTTCCTAAAAGTGCAGAACTTATCTGTGATAAACAAAAAGTAACACTATTACCGCTTTCTGGTTTATATACACAATGGGAAATAGGTATTATTTGGAATAATAATATTAAAAATAAAGATCGTGATCTTCTTATAAATATAATTTCTTAG
- the fdnG gene encoding formate dehydrogenase-N subunit alpha, which produces MQVSRRQFFKICAGGMAGTTAAALGFAPAVALAGSRQYKLLRARETRNTCTYCSVGCGLLMYSLGDGAKNAKETIFHIEGDSDHPVNRGALCPKGAGLVDFIHSEGRLKHPEYRAPGSDKWVKLSWEETFDRIARLIKKDRDANFQKFNKEGVEVNRWLTTGMLCASAASNETGFLTQKFSRALGMLAVDNQARVUHGPTVASLAPTFGRGAMTNHWVDMKNANLIVVMGGNAAEAHPVGFRWAMEAKIHNNAKLIVIDPRFTRTAAVADFYTPIRSGTDITFLSGVILYLLENKKYQKEYVEAYTNASLIVREDYHFDDGLFSGYDAEKRKYDKTTWNYEMDENGFAKRDTTLQHPRCVWNLLKQHVSRYTPDVVTQICGTPKDDFLKVCEYIAETAAKDKTASFLYALGWTQHTVGAQNIRTMAMIQLLLGNMGMAGGGVNALRGHSNIQGLTDLGLLSQSLPGYMTLPSDKQTSLETYLAANTPKATVPGQVNYWGNYPKFFVSMMKTFYGDNAQRDNDWGFSLLPKWDKPYDVLQYFDMMDKGEVNGYICQGFNPVASFPNKNKVVRSLSKLKFLITMDPLNTETSCFWQNHGEENDVKTADIQTEVFRLPTTCFAEEDGSIVNSGRWLQWHWKGGDAPGVAIPDAEILSGIFHRLRQLYKEEGGAMPEQVLNMTWDYFDPDNPTSSEVAQESNGRALVDLKDADGNIILKKGQLLSSFAQLRDDGTTASGCWIFAGSWTEKGNQMANRDNSDPSGLGNTLGWAWAWPLNRRIIYNRASADPQGQPWDPKRKLIEWDGSKWTGIDVPDYSNAAPGSDVGPFIMQPEGMGRLFAIDKMAEGPFPEHYEPIETPLGTNPLHPNVISNPAARIFKDDWKDMGKAEDFPYVGTTYRLTEHFHFWTKHARLNAIIQPQQFIEIGERLAAEKGIVQGDTVKVSSKRGYIKAKAVVTKRIRTLDVDGRKVDTIGIPIHWGFEGVAVKGFIANTLTPFVGDANTQTPEFKAFLVNVEKV; this is translated from the coding sequence ATGCAGGTCAGCAGAAGACAGTTCTTTAAGATCTGTGCTGGCGGTATGGCAGGTACTACAGCGGCGGCGCTCGGTTTTGCACCAGCAGTTGCGCTAGCAGGCTCGCGTCAGTATAAACTACTGAGAGCCCGCGAAACCCGCAATACCTGTACGTACTGTTCTGTCGGTTGTGGACTATTAATGTATAGTCTGGGCGATGGCGCGAAAAACGCAAAAGAAACAATATTCCATATTGAAGGTGACTCAGACCATCCAGTAAACCGCGGTGCATTATGCCCTAAAGGTGCTGGTCTTGTGGATTTCATCCACAGTGAAGGTCGTTTAAAACACCCAGAATACCGTGCACCCGGCTCGGATAAATGGGTAAAACTTTCATGGGAAGAAACGTTTGATCGTATTGCGCGCTTAATCAAAAAAGACCGCGATGCCAACTTCCAGAAATTCAATAAAGAAGGTGTAGAAGTCAACCGTTGGTTAACAACGGGTATGCTTTGCGCCTCTGCAGCAAGCAATGAAACTGGGTTTTTAACTCAGAAATTCTCAAGAGCTCTTGGGATGCTAGCTGTCGATAACCAAGCGCGTGTCTGACACGGACCAACGGTAGCAAGTCTTGCTCCAACATTTGGTCGCGGTGCGATGACCAACCACTGGGTTGATATGAAAAACGCCAACCTTATCGTCGTTATGGGCGGTAATGCGGCAGAAGCGCACCCTGTGGGATTCCGCTGGGCGATGGAAGCTAAAATCCATAATAACGCCAAGCTCATTGTTATTGATCCTCGCTTCACCCGTACTGCGGCTGTTGCGGATTTCTATACGCCTATTCGTTCTGGTACTGATATTACGTTCTTATCGGGCGTTATCTTATATCTGCTCGAAAATAAGAAATATCAAAAAGAATACGTTGAGGCTTATACCAATGCTAGCTTGATTGTCCGTGAAGACTATCACTTTGATGATGGTTTATTCAGCGGATATGATGCAGAAAAACGTAAATATGATAAAACCACTTGGAACTACGAGATGGATGAAAATGGTTTCGCAAAACGCGACACCACATTACAACATCCTCGTTGTGTCTGGAATCTGTTAAAACAACACGTTAGCCGTTACACGCCTGATGTGGTTACTCAGATTTGTGGTACACCAAAAGATGATTTCTTAAAAGTCTGTGAATATATTGCTGAAACAGCAGCGAAAGATAAAACAGCGTCTTTCCTGTATGCATTAGGCTGGACTCAACATACTGTTGGTGCCCAAAACATTCGTACCATGGCAATGATCCAATTACTGTTAGGTAATATGGGTATGGCTGGTGGCGGTGTTAACGCACTACGTGGTCACTCCAATATTCAAGGCTTAACTGACCTCGGTCTATTATCTCAAAGCTTGCCAGGCTATATGACTCTGCCTTCTGATAAGCAGACTTCATTAGAAACCTACTTAGCTGCGAATACGCCAAAAGCGACAGTACCGGGACAAGTTAACTACTGGGGCAATTATCCTAAATTCTTCGTCAGCATGATGAAGACATTCTATGGAGATAATGCTCAACGTGATAATGATTGGGGCTTCTCACTGTTACCTAAGTGGGACAAACCTTATGACGTTCTACAATACTTCGACATGATGGATAAAGGTGAAGTCAACGGTTACATCTGCCAAGGCTTTAACCCAGTTGCATCATTCCCGAATAAGAACAAAGTTGTTCGTTCATTATCAAAACTGAAATTCCTTATCACAATGGATCCGCTAAACACTGAAACTTCGTGTTTCTGGCAGAACCACGGTGAAGAGAACGACGTTAAAACAGCAGATATCCAGACAGAAGTCTTCCGTCTGCCAACAACCTGCTTCGCAGAAGAAGACGGCTCTATCGTTAACTCTGGTCGCTGGTTACAGTGGCACTGGAAAGGGGGAGATGCCCCAGGTGTTGCTATCCCTGATGCTGAGATTTTATCTGGTATTTTCCATCGTTTACGCCAACTCTACAAAGAAGAAGGCGGCGCGATGCCAGAGCAGGTGTTGAACATGACTTGGGATTACTTTGATCCTGATAATCCAACATCCTCAGAAGTTGCACAAGAAAGTAATGGTAGAGCATTAGTCGATTTAAAAGACGCTGATGGCAATATCATTCTGAAAAAAGGTCAACTGCTTAGCTCGTTCGCTCAGTTACGTGATGATGGTACCACAGCAAGTGGCTGCTGGATCTTCGCAGGTAGCTGGACAGAGAAAGGCAACCAAATGGCTAACCGTGATAACTCCGATCCATCAGGATTAGGTAATACATTAGGTTGGGCATGGGCATGGCCTCTTAATCGTCGCATTATTTATAACCGCGCATCGGCAGACCCACAAGGTCAACCATGGGATCCTAAACGTAAATTAATCGAATGGGATGGCAGCAAATGGACAGGTATTGATGTACCTGACTATAGCAACGCTGCACCGGGTTCTGATGTTGGTCCATTTATTATGCAGCCGGAAGGTATGGGACGTCTGTTTGCTATCGATAAGATGGCAGAAGGTCCATTCCCTGAGCACTATGAGCCAATTGAAACACCATTGGGTACTAACCCTCTGCATCCAAATGTGATTTCAAACCCAGCAGCACGTATCTTTAAAGATGACTGGAAAGATATGGGTAAAGCAGAAGATTTCCCATATGTCGGTACAACTTATCGTCTGACAGAACATTTCCACTTCTGGACTAAACACGCGCGCTTGAATGCGATTATTCAGCCACAACAATTTATTGAAATTGGTGAGCGTTTAGCCGCAGAAAAAGGCATTGTTCAAGGCGATACCGTTAAAGTCAGCTCAAAACGTGGTTATATCAAGGCCAAAGCTGTGGTGACTAAACGTATTAGAACCCTTGATGTGGATGGTCGTAAAGTAGATACCATTGGTATTCCTATCCACTGGGGCTTTGAAGGTGTTGCAGTCAAAGGCTTTATTGCTAATACGTTAACGCCATTTGTTGGTGATGCAAATACACAAACGCCTGAGTTTAAAGCGTTCCTTGTTAATGTGGAAAAGGTGTAA
- the fdoI gene encoding formate dehydrogenase cytochrome b556 subunit, with product MMKKKGDKILRHTASERINHWLVVIVFLFTAISGLGFFFPSLNWFMNILGTPELSRLLHPFVGSVMAFLFLFMFFRYLKHNFIDKDDLVWAKNIHKVLQNEEAGDIGHYNLGQKGIYWTLSISLILLTVSGVIIWRPYFADYFSIPVIRIALLVHSLSAILLIITVFVHAYAAFWVKGSIRSMIEGWVTRGWAKKHHPRWYREILEEEKKEAEKQSQK from the coding sequence ATGATGAAGAAGAAAGGCGATAAAATTCTTCGCCACACCGCTTCTGAACGTATTAACCATTGGTTAGTAGTGATTGTATTTCTGTTTACTGCTATCAGCGGATTGGGTTTCTTCTTCCCATCTCTGAACTGGTTTATGAATATTTTAGGTACACCAGAACTGTCGCGTTTATTACACCCATTCGTGGGTAGCGTGATGGCGTTTCTCTTTCTCTTTATGTTCTTCAGATATCTGAAGCACAACTTTATTGATAAAGATGACTTAGTCTGGGCTAAAAACATTCATAAAGTACTGCAAAATGAAGAAGCTGGTGATATTGGCCACTACAACTTAGGTCAGAAGGGCATTTACTGGACATTAAGTATCAGCCTGATCTTACTAACAGTCAGTGGTGTTATTATTTGGCGTCCTTATTTCGCAGATTATTTCTCGATCCCAGTGATCCGAATTGCCTTATTAGTCCACTCATTATCAGCAATCTTACTGATAATCACCGTATTTGTTCATGCTTATGCGGCGTTCTGGGTGAAAGGTTCAATTCGTAGCATGATTGAAGGCTGGGTAACTCGTGGTTGGGCTAAAAAGCATCACCCTCGTTGGTATCGTGAAATTCTCGAAGAAGAGAAAAAAGAAGCCGAAAAGCAGTCACAGAAATAA
- the fdhD gene encoding formate dehydrogenase accessory sulfurtransferase FdhD, with amino-acid sequence MDETKSTKLLTKRVIIGVDQTIVQHKGSLNRQEDDYIALEVPVALVYNGISHVVMMASPKNLELFAVGFSLSEGIIKSSNEIRSIEIVENCNGGIEVQVELSSRRFMGLKERRRNMTGRTGCGICGTEQLEEIFRPITPLPFTQTFSLSNLDKSLEQMTTVQEIGELTGCTHAAVWLSPEGEMQGGCEDVGRHVALDKLLGMKAQEQWSEGAVLVSSRASYEMVQKAAMCGAEILFAVSAATSLAVEVANKYNVTLVGFCRRGRATVFTHPQRLTD; translated from the coding sequence ATGGATGAAACAAAATCGACAAAATTGTTAACTAAACGTGTAATCATTGGCGTAGATCAAACAATTGTGCAACACAAAGGATCGCTTAACAGACAAGAAGACGATTATATTGCACTCGAAGTTCCTGTTGCATTAGTGTACAACGGAATTTCTCACGTTGTTATGATGGCAAGCCCTAAAAATTTAGAGTTGTTCGCTGTCGGATTTTCTTTATCCGAAGGCATTATAAAGTCTTCTAATGAAATTCGCAGTATTGAAATTGTTGAAAATTGTAACGGGGGCATTGAAGTTCAAGTTGAATTATCAAGCCGACGTTTTATGGGATTAAAAGAGCGACGCCGTAATATGACCGGGCGTACAGGTTGTGGGATTTGCGGAACGGAGCAACTTGAAGAGATTTTTCGTCCTATTACGCCATTACCTTTTACACAAACATTTTCACTTTCAAATCTTGATAAATCATTAGAGCAGATGACAACCGTTCAAGAAATTGGTGAATTAACCGGCTGTACTCATGCGGCTGTTTGGTTATCACCAGAGGGGGAAATGCAAGGTGGCTGTGAAGACGTTGGTCGTCACGTCGCACTTGATAAGCTTTTAGGCATGAAAGCACAAGAGCAATGGAGTGAAGGTGCGGTATTAGTCTCTAGTCGAGCCAGTTATGAAATGGTGCAAAAAGCGGCGATGTGTGGTGCCGAAATATTATTTGCAGTTTCTGCGGCAACCTCTTTAGCTGTCGAAGTCGCTAATAAATATAATGTGACGCTGGTGGGCTTTTGTCGTCGAGGAAGAGCAACCGTGTTTACTCATCCACAACGACTGACTGATTAA
- a CDS encoding ATP-grasp fold amidoligase family protein, producing MKIIEYYFKQFRTIALPDRVYLKNKFIRNLGYQPNFKIPTSLNEKINARMLFDRNPIYTRLADKIKVRDYVIDKIGPSYLVPIIKTYSYPDEIDISQLPPRFVLKCNHDSGSTVICLDKSTFDFEKAKKKLHFHLKRNLYPVTREWHYKNIKPQILCEEYIDLFNTQSPMIPTTCRIHCFHGQPHYAEIDISDTKGNEYINVYDTDWRLQPFTLEDPNTPEPVEKPIQFEKMLQLATKMADNFNYCRVDFLMSENRLIFSEMTFTPNAGRIPIKPQEWDYTLGKLWS from the coding sequence ATGAAAATTATAGAATATTATTTCAAACAATTTCGTACTATCGCATTACCTGATCGTGTGTATTTAAAGAATAAGTTTATTCGTAATTTAGGTTATCAACCTAATTTTAAAATACCAACATCACTTAATGAAAAAATCAATGCACGTATGTTATTTGATAGAAATCCAATTTATACGCGTTTAGCAGATAAGATTAAAGTGAGAGACTATGTGATAGATAAAATAGGCCCATCTTATCTTGTTCCTATTATTAAAACTTATTCATACCCTGATGAAATAGATATCTCTCAACTCCCTCCACGCTTTGTATTAAAATGCAATCATGACAGCGGAAGTACAGTGATATGCCTTGATAAATCAACCTTTGATTTTGAAAAAGCAAAGAAAAAACTCCATTTTCATTTAAAACGTAACCTCTATCCAGTAACGCGAGAATGGCACTACAAAAATATAAAACCTCAAATTCTTTGTGAAGAATATATTGATTTATTCAATACACAAAGCCCAATGATCCCAACAACTTGTCGTATTCATTGCTTTCATGGTCAACCTCATTATGCCGAGATTGATATCTCTGACACCAAAGGAAATGAGTATATAAATGTGTATGATACAGACTGGCGGCTACAACCCTTCACATTAGAAGATCCCAACACGCCAGAACCAGTTGAAAAACCAATCCAATTTGAAAAAATGTTGCAGTTAGCCACAAAAATGGCTGATAACTTTAATTATTGCCGTGTTGATTTTTTAATGTCTGAAAATAGACTTATATTTAGCGAAATGACCTTTACTCCAAATGCAGGGCGCATTCCGATTAAGCCACAAGAATGGGATTACACACTAGGTAAACTGTGGTCATAA